GCCGGCTTCCGGCAGGAGTTCGGCGAGTCCGACCCGCGCATCGCCAGCCAGGTGGTCTGGACCTCCGGCAGCAGCAACCCCGGCAAGACCGCCTACGTCTCCGACATCAACCGGGCGCTGGCCAACAACCCCGCGGTCGTCTTCTGCTTCTACTCCGGTCCGGCGGCGGCGGAGTTCATCATGCAGCTGCGCGACGCCGGTTTCCGGGGCAGGATCTACGCCCCCGGCTTCCTCACCGAGGGCACGGTGCTGGAGAGCATCAGGCCGGCCAACGACGCGCTCGGCATCCGGACGGCGTTGAACTACTCGGCCGACCTCAACAACGCGGCCAACCGCCGGTTCGCCTCGGCGTACCGCAAGAAGCACAACCTCTCGCCGACCACGTACGCGATGGCCTCCTACGACGCGGCCAAGGTGCTCGACCAGGCGATCCGCCTCGCCGGCCCCGCACCCACCCCGCAGCAGGTCAACCTCGCGCTGGGCCGGATCGGGCAGATCGACAGCCCGCGCGGCGCGTGGCAGTTCAACCAGCCGCGCACCCCCCAGCAGAAGTGGTACCTGCGCGAGGTGCAGCGCGACGGTCAGGTGCTGTCGAACGTGCTGGTCAACGAACTGGCGACGCTCGGCTGAGTCGATGCGCGAAGGGCCGGCCTCCGAGTGGAGGCCGGCCCTTCGTCGTCGAAGCTCAGTGCCGCAGCTCCGCGATGCAGCACTTCACGCTGCCGCCGCCCTTCTTGAGTTCGGCCAGTTCCACGGGCAGGGGCGTGTAGCCGGCCGCCTTGAGCCGGCCGGCGAGCCGGGTCGCCTCGCTGTTGAGCACCACGTTGGCGCCGTCGCTGACCAGGTTCAGCCCGAAGGCGAGGGCGTCCTCGTCGTCCGCGAGCACCGCGTCGGGGAAGAGCTGGGCGAGCACCCGCTGACTGGCCGCCGAGAAGGCCCCGGGGTAGTAGACGACGTTGCCGTCGTCGATCGAGGCGAGCGCCACGTCCAGGTGGTAGAAGCGCGGGTCGACCAGCCGCAGCGAGACCACCGGACGGCAGAGCGCCTCCTGCGCCTCGGCATGCGCCGGCAGCTCCGTACGGAAGCCGTGCCCGGCCAGGATGAGTCCCCCGTGCGCCTCCGGCAGGTACGCGAAGTCGCCCTCGCCCTCGTTGGTCTCGTTCGGCGCGATGAACCGCCAGCCCCGCGACTCGTAGAAGGCCCGGTGCGCGGCCGCCTCGGCGGCCCGCTGCTGGTGCTTGAACCGCGCCCCGTAGACCGTCCCGTCCACCACGAAGGCACCGTTGGCGGCGTAGACCATGTCGGGCAGGCCGGGCTCGGGGGCCAGCAGGTGTACCTCATGGCCGAGACCGAGCAGGGTCTCCCGCAGGCGGTCCCACTGCTTGACCGCCAGCGCCGCGTCGACCGGGGCGGTCACGTCCATCCACGGGTTGATCGCGTACTCGACCGCGAAGTGCTCGGGCGAGCACATGAGATATGTCCGCTTTCGCGACACTCGCTGCTGGTTCACGGTGACCAAGGGTAGGTAGGGTAGAACTTTGGTAACAGCCGAAAACATTGCTTCTCTCAGGCGGAACATTGCAGATCGACGCCGTTGACCAGCGAATCATTGCTTTGCTCGTGGCTGACGCCCGCGCCTCGTACGCGGACATCGGCACCCGGGTGTCGCTCTCCGCTCCGGCGGTCAAGCGGCGGGTCGACCGGCTGCGGGCGACCGGGGTGATCCGGGGATTCACGGCCATCGTCGACCCGGCGTCGGTCGGGTGGACCACCGAGGCCTTCGTGGAGCTGTTCTGCGCCGGCCGGACCACCCCGGCCCAGATCGGTGCCGCGGTGCGGCGCCACCCCGAGGTAGTCGGCGCGTACACCGTCTCCGGCGAGGCCGACGCGCTGGTGCACCTGCGCGCCGCCGACATCGCCCACCTGGAGGAGGCGTTGGAGCGGCTGCGGGCCGAGACGTTCGTGACCTCCAGCCGCAGCACGATCGTGCTCTCCCGGCTGGCCGAGTCCCCCGGCGTCGGCCCCTCCACCGGCTGAGCCCCGGCCCACGGCTGCGACCTGGCTCCGCGCGGCACGACCGGGGCGGTGCGCGGCACGACCGGGGCGGTGCGAGCCGCGCGGCGAGACCGTAGCCGGGGCGGGGAACCGGCGCCGGGATCGCCGCGTCGAAGCGGCCATGAACCGGGGAACGAAGGCTGTCGCGGTCGGCGGCACGCTGCTCGCGCTCGCGCTGCTCGCCGGCAGCATCGCCACGCCGGAACCGGCGTCGCGCGCACCCGGCCGCGTCGGGCCGCCGATGGTGCCGGTCGGCCTGGTCTCCTTCGACTCCTGCGCCGACGCCCTCACCGAGCTGCGCGCGGCGGCCAGCTCGGCGGTCGGCCCCTACGGCTTCCCCGGTGACGGGTTGCTGCTCAGTGCCGGCCGGGTGACCGCCGCCGGCGCCGAGTCGACGGTGCGGACCTTCGCCGGCGCCCCGGGCGACGCCGCGAGCCAGGACGCCGGTGCGGGTCACTCGACGACGAACAACCACGAGGCCGGCGCGGACGAGCCCGACCTGGTGAAGACCGACGGTCGGCGGATCGTCACGGTCACCGACGGCGTGCTGCGGGTGGTGGACCCGGCCGGCCGCCGGGTCGTCGGGAAGCTCGACCTGACCGACGGGCGGGAGGAGTGGCGCTGGCCGGAGCACCGGCTGCTGCTGCTCGGCGACCGCGCGCTGGTGCTCGGCGAGGACGTGCCCGACCCGGCATTCGACTACCGGTCGATCAGGCCCGTCGGGTGCGACCCGCCTGCTGCTGGTCGATCTGGCCGGCCAGCCCCGGGTGCTCGGCACGTACCGGATCCAGGGCAGCACCGTCGACGCCCGGCTGACCGGCGACACGGCCCGGGTGGTGGTCCGCGCGACGGCCCGCCTGGAGTTCCCGCTCGACGGCGACGGCAGCGATCCGGCCCGGATCAAGCGGAACCGCGAGGTGATCGCGCGGGCCGGTGTCGAGGCGTGGCTGCCGGAGTACGAGTGGACGGCGGGACGTGAGCGGCACACTGGGCGGGTCGGCTGCGACCGGCTCAGCCGCCCGGAGCGGATGACCGGCTCGTCCACGCTCACCGTGCTCAGCTTCGACCTCACCGCCGACCGGCTCGGCGACGGCGACCCGGTCGGTGTCGCGGCCGACGCCGACACCGTCTACGGCACGGCGACCAGCCTCTACCTGGCCGGTCAGCGACCGATGCCGGTGGTCACCACGCCCCGCTGGCGGCCGTCCTCGGCCGACCAGGTCACCGAGATCTACCAGTTCGACACCGGCGCGGCGGGCCGTCCCCGCTTCCTCGCCGCCGGTGCGGTGCCGGGTTGGCTGATCAACCAGTACGCGCTCTCCGAGTGGGCGGGGCACCTGCGGGTGGCCACCACCACCGGCGACGTCTGGGGCGAGGGACGGACCTCCGAGTCGGCCGTACGCGTCCTGCGCCGCGACGGCGGGGCACTGGTGCAGGTCGGCGCGGTCGGTGGTCTGGGACGGGGCGAACGCATCTACTCGGTGCGCTACCTCGGGCCGGTCGCGTACGTGGTGACCTTCCGGCAGACCGACCCGCTCTACTCGCTCGACCTGGCCGACCCGGCCGCGCCGAGGGTCACCGGCGAGCTGAAGATCACCGGCTACTCGGGTTACCTGCACCCGCTGCCCGAGGGCCGGCTGCTCGGCGTCGGCCAGGAGGCCGACCGCGAGGGGCGGACCGAGGGCGTGCAGGTGTCCCTCTTCGACGTCCGCGATCCGGCCCGGCCGGACCGGCTGGACCAGTGGCACCTGCCCGGCGGGTGGTCGAGCGCCGAACACGACCCGCACGCCTTCCTGTACCGGCCGGACACCGGCCTGGTGGCGCTGCCCGTCGACGCCGGCATCCGGCTGCTGCGGGTCACCGGCGACACGATCAGCGAGATCGGTGCGGTGACGCACCCCAGCGTAGAAACCGCCGGGACCTGGCGCCGGGCGGCGTCGGTACGCCGGTCGCTGGTGATCGGCGACGTGCTCTGGACCGTCTCCGACGCCGGCCTGCGGGCCACCGATCCGGCCACCGCCCGGAGCCTGGGCTGGATCGCCTCGACCTGAACCTTCCTCCCCCGCGGGTGGGGCCCGGTTCCTCGGGGTTTCCGGGCCCCACCCGCCTTGACCTCACCCGTGGTTGAGGTAGTCGACTGACGGCGTGGGCCCATCGACAGCGAGGGGGAGCGATGCGGGCGGTGTGGTTGTCCGAGTTCGGCGGACCGGAGGTGCTGGTGCCAGGCACCGCGGCCGATCCGGTGCCCGGTACCGGTCAGGTGCTGATCGACGTGGTGCACGCGAACATCACCTTCGTGGAGACCCAGTTCCGGGCGACCGGCTTCGGACCGTCGGCCGCGCCGCTGCCGGTGATCCCGGGTAACGGCGTCGGTGGGCTGATCGGCGCGGTCGGGGCGGACGTCGATCCG
This is a stretch of genomic DNA from Micromonospora sp. WMMD1082. It encodes these proteins:
- a CDS encoding ABC transporter substrate-binding protein yields the protein MSQMNRRRALQLLAALGTGGLVAGCGSDDGEQEPTSTPSPIKIGLIAPQSGAGKAIGDELANGFDLYLDLNERRLGGHPVDLLTADEGDNVKSGQAAVDGLLKQGVLAMTGVASSSVMFGIRDVVEQARVPLIGSNASPSSLQSVVYIWRTSYVLDEAGRALGRYLKDELGPADRVATILPEGIVGVEDVLAGFRQEFGESDPRIASQVVWTSGSSNPGKTAYVSDINRALANNPAVVFCFYSGPAAAEFIMQLRDAGFRGRIYAPGFLTEGTVLESIRPANDALGIRTALNYSADLNNAANRRFASAYRKKHNLSPTTYAMASYDAAKVLDQAIRLAGPAPTPQQVNLALGRIGQIDSPRGAWQFNQPRTPQQKWYLREVQRDGQVLSNVLVNELATLG
- the ddaH gene encoding dimethylargininase, whose amino-acid sequence is MVTVNQQRVSRKRTYLMCSPEHFAVEYAINPWMDVTAPVDAALAVKQWDRLRETLLGLGHEVHLLAPEPGLPDMVYAANGAFVVDGTVYGARFKHQQRAAEAAAHRAFYESRGWRFIAPNETNEGEGDFAYLPEAHGGLILAGHGFRTELPAHAEAQEALCRPVVSLRLVDPRFYHLDVALASIDDGNVVYYPGAFSAASQRVLAQLFPDAVLADDEDALAFGLNLVSDGANVVLNSEATRLAGRLKAAGYTPLPVELAELKKGGGSVKCCIAELRH
- a CDS encoding Lrp/AsnC family transcriptional regulator, which gives rise to MQIDAVDQRIIALLVADARASYADIGTRVSLSAPAVKRRVDRLRATGVIRGFTAIVDPASVGWTTEAFVELFCAGRTTPAQIGAAVRRHPEVVGAYTVSGEADALVHLRAADIAHLEEALERLRAETFVTSSRSTIVLSRLAESPGVGPSTG